Genomic DNA from Macadamia integrifolia cultivar HAES 741 chromosome 6, SCU_Mint_v3, whole genome shotgun sequence:
ctcaaaccttattttgggtatttttgttaactgaaactttggatgggtagttttgtaaaaccaaacccaattttgagtatttttattaaccaaaactttttgtgggtaattttgtaatggAAAACccaaagtgggtaatcatgtaattttttcaaaaaatatctgATTTTGTCTTTGCAACATTAAAGAATAGTCTGTTTCTCATACTGTCTGATTAGTGGGCCCATTTGTAACAGCTGAAGGTCGGGATCAGCATACAAatactccctctctctctctctctctctctctctctctatttctatATGGGCCTAAGGCCAAACAGCCCGTAAAATAATGGCCCATTTATAACATCTGAAGGTCCAGATCAGTATAgaaagactctctctctctctaaaggcACAGGGCCCAGAAGCCGTCCAATAGAATTTTGGGGAGAATTACGTGATTAGCCACTGTTGAGTTTCCTTCTACAAAATTattcattttgtattttaattaatagtaatactcaaaatcaggtttgagtttacaaaactactcaaaaCAGTAACCTTCACCCAATTAATTGATGTGTCATTTAAAAAGTGATAGCAAAGAAGATGGGGAGGATCGACTGAAAGAGAATTCAAAGAAGTCGAAGAGGTGCAGAGAAGAGATGAGGAAGAGTTGTAGTAGTAGTCCAAATGAGTTGACTCGGAATGCCATATCCCGCTACTTCTACTTGCCAATCACCCAAGCTGCCAAGGAGCTTAACGTTGGCTTCACGTCGTTGAAGAAGCGGTATAGAAGCTTGGCCAGGTAGGCCCTACCAATGGGCCCAgcccaattaataaatgtaTTGGGCTCATGCCCAGACCATTTATAATCGATTGTGATCGATGTGAGTGTAAAACCTGTCGCCCTACCAAGACCGACTATGTGGAATGACTTggtttttttgaccattttatcCTATTctactcccaagtcccaagccATAAACATAGAGAATAAAGACAATTCCCTAACTTAATAGGGCATTCTAAGGACATTTTAAGACCTATCTAAAGCCCATTCTGATGGTATCTCTTTGTAACCACACTTTCTAGACCATTTTTTTGGTATGTCCCGTTAGAGTTAAATAGTCTGGTAGCCTATAAGATTAGGTTAAGGTCTGTTTAACCCAATTAAGACTCGAGCTTGATCAACCGAAAATAAATAGAACCATGCCACACAATGTAAGCCTGATTAGCTAAATGGATTGATAACAGTGCAAGGGGTGTAATTGTTCAAATCCAATTAGGCTCAACCAAGCCCGATCAGTTAACACCTTTACTCTAGACGTTACCATCCACTCTCGCATTTCTGAATGAAAAAAGAtaatttagataaaaaaaaaatatataaaaatggaTGAAAACATTTATTCTGAATGCCCTTTTACCAATGAAAGGTGGTAAAGGTCTCACGACATAAAAGCCTCCTAAATAGCCCAACACTAGGTTCAAAATAATCTTTAGAACAGatccacaaaaataaaaaataaaataatgttgAACAGACAAATCCAAATAGTTAAAACATAATTCCCATAACGTACACTTTTGTAAAACCCTTTTTCACATTAcattataattaattatcatGCACGTGACAATTAAATTTATCTAAATTCGTTGATCATGTTATCCACTTAATCGTTAATCACATATTAAACTTCAGATTAATTTAGTTTCTTCATCTATAGTTAGAATACTTATAGAAATTGTTTAGAAGAGTAGAACTACTTGAACAACAATGATCATTGAACAAATAAGGGAAAAACCTCATCATGGTGTAAGTATATGGTTTAGAAATACCCTCacacatggtttcaagtatcgacaTCGTATCGGCCGTATTGGCcttatcgtatcggtatcagttgAGATCGATCTGGATTGGTTACCCGTACCATCTCAggggtaaaacaataaaaaaatattttttttttttttaaaacaatggGTGAAAATGATTGATACGCACTAATCCTCTCCAATACCAAGACCAAAActgagaactaaatccatgcccTCACATGTAATTTGACATGTGGTTTatccaagaaatttttttcttaaaacatCTGTTATAGtgatattttttcttataaactGTTCGACAATAATTTTGGGTCACTTAAATTAGGAAAAATGgcaaattttaaattataataaacCCAAACCTAGCCCCACTCTGATCTAGCTCATTTTGGTGCAAAGTTGAACTCGATTTTCGGGCCCAACCCAACTCAGCATCTTTATTTAAATCTTGAAAGGTGATGAAATATGCTATGGTGATTGATTACCTAAATAATGAGCTAAgactgaattaaaaaaaataaatgacaatTAGACTTTAGGGAAAGGTGGAGTCAAAAGGGAACAAGTACAATGAACCAAATATATGAGGATTAAGACGAAGATGTCAAGAACATAAGAATGAGTACCATTACAAATTGAATGGATATGAATGAAATCAATTCCCTTATTTCAATCTATTCAGTCCCCACTAAGATGACCTTTTAATTTGGTCATTGGTGACAACCTCCAACGCAAGAAGGTCCAATTAGAGAAACTCTTTTTATAAAAACAAGTACTTGTACTTTCGATTTTGACCCAATTAGCTTTTGCATACAAGGATAAGGAAGCAAGATAATTACCGAGCTTATCTCTCTATAGAAATAGTTTAAGACGCATGATTCTAAAGATATCCTATTAGACATTTGGATAAACGAAGCACGTGgaccctctttcctctctttagaatttagggttttagaaatCGGATCGATTGAAATTGGAATAaattgatttggattagaattggaCATGGTTGTTCTTGATTCAGAACATTTCAAAGTgattgattctagggtttttgggagatTATCGTTAGATTTTCAGATCTAAGAGGCTGATTCAACTATGAACATTCTTGAATCCAGACATTCCAAAGCTGCCAAATTGGCCATGATCAATTCCAATTCTGTATTTTTCTAAACAgctaattctagggttttggggacGGGATCACTGGGTTTTTAGATCTATTTAGGTTTTTGGACTGATTTCAATCGGATCAAAATTGATATGAACTTATTCAATACTGATTATAAGTTTAAAATCCTTGGAATTGTTGTAGAATCttgatacaacaacaacaacaattcaaCCTTAACCCAACTAAATGGTATGGAACACTTCTATGATATAGCACACATTTGACCGCTTGGAACCCTTGGGATTTACGCATTCATGGGTAGGAATGTGCACCCTAATGCTCTTAACTGTCAAATCTACGTTACATCAAACCATAGAAGAGTCAGACCTAACTAAATGGGAGTTGATCACATGAATACATGCAAAGACAAAATAAGAATactaaaaccaaaaagaaaataaaacaaccacAACAACTCGTCGGAATAATAATATGTGAATGGCAAAATGGAGAATTATACAtatataatcattttttttttttggggggggggggggtttgaccTTGTCCAAATCATGGCAAAGTctagtttgaaatttgaaaataatcACCAAcaagatgatgatgttgaatGTGGTAAAACCCCATTTACAAAATTTGGAAATCATTGAAGTTGccaaaaagaaaatggatgTGAATGCAAAATGGAGAATTATACAtatataatcattttttttttttgcaattctTCGCTTGAATATTAAATGAACCGCACAAATGGAATATTCTTTCGAATCAAAAAGGACCATTCAGTAGTCTGTGAGGCCATCAACagatattttgaaatttgaaaataatcACCAAcaagatgatgatgttgaatGTGGTAAAACCCCATTTACAAAATTTGGAAATCATTGAAGTTGCCACTTGTTGAAAGTGGTCAAAGCTTGGATCACAGCtccaaaggaaagaaaggaaatattttatttatttatttctttttttgcaaTTCTTCGCTTGAATATTAAATGAACCGCACAAATGGAATATTCTTTCGAATCAAAAAGGACCATTCAGTAGTCTGTGAGGCCATCAACAGATATTTGGATCTTTTGTTTTCAGATAAAAGAATGCTTCATGTTATAATGTTAAACAAGTTATGGTAACACTGTACAATGGAATCCATTCATTGATCACAACCGTTGGATCGAGCCATGTACCATCAATCAGATGGCCTGTGTGTTCCTCTCTACTAACCTATTTacaattctttcaaaaaaatcgAAGGGAATCGAACCGCTCAATGAACCGGACTGGACTTCTGGTTCGCCTGAACCTTCCCTCCTCTGCTCCGTCTCCTTCAGCACTACTTGAACCCTTCTCTGAGAAAACAGGGGAGCCCTCACCGTACAATGACCCAACTATCTGAGGCTTCTGAAGAATCCCAATTTGGCCGTCTCTCTGTCACGATCTGCCGAATTCGATTGACCGGAGAAGAATAGGAACTCAAATTGGAATCAGGTCGACCAGAATGTTGTTGATCACAAGTATAAGACTCTGATGAcgacgacgaagaagaagaacaagagatCGAATTCAAAAGGGTCGATTCAGTAGAGCTTCTCCACTCGGGGAAATCGAAAGCACTCCTCGGAGACGGAGAAGGAGATGGTTTGTGAGCTTGAGGCAATGAAACAATGTCTTCCGCTACAAAGGGGTGATTCAATAACATCTCAACCGTCCATCTCTTTGACGGATCCTTCACAAAACATTTTCTCAAGAAGTCCTTCCCCTGTTCCGACATCTTCTCTGGGATCTCCGGCAATTCTTCCCCGAAACCAATCCGAAACAAGAGAGCACTGATGTCTGTGTCGACTCTCCGATTCCATGCCGGTCTACCGATCATCATCTCGGCCACGGCACACCCAAGCGACCACACGTCGCACGGTGCCTCGTGTTCGTTGCAGGTAATGGATTCAGGTGACATGTAAAGAGGCGTTCCCCTCAAATTCAGATTCTCTACTGCTCCTGCCTTCTTCGCCAATCCGAAATCAGCGATCTTGACATCGTCGCTGCCGTCCGGAGCAGAGTAGACTAGGATGTTCTGAGGCTTGATATCGCAGTGGACGAAGCCCCTTTCGTGAATACAATGGAGTCCTCTAAGAATTGACCTTGTATAACGCCTCGCATCCGATTCAACCAAAGCTCCACCAGATTTCTTGAGCAGATCAGCCAGAGTACCTCTGGAAGCGTACTCCAAGAAGACATTGTAAAATCGCTGACCGTTTTCAATGGTGTGGTCATCTCCGAGACAACGAACGATTTGTGGGCAATCTCTGAGAtgggctaaaatttctctttcacTTTGAAGCGAAGAACACTCGGAAACAACAGCTGATTTCACCGCCATCAACTGAGGGAACTGCATAACCAGACTAAAATCCCCTGCGGGGATCGCCAAATTCACAGAACAGAAGCTCCCCTGGCCGACGGATTTACCTCTTCTCCACTCCATCGATGGATTCGAATGAACTACAAAGTATTGATTttgggtcttcttcttattccacTTCTTCGCTTCGCTTCGCTTTGCTGGCTCACAGAGAAGAACCAACACCTCAACGGGTCTTTCGATCATCTCTATAAATAGGggattttagtttttcttttttattattattatttttttttcaattaagcACGTGAGAGTCAagggaatttttcttttccattttccttaCCCATCCTTTACTAATTCAATGTTCGTCTCATCGCTTTCCTTCGACACGTGCGAGATACTCCTGCTTATATATCCATCTTTGAAATTACCGGGATGCCAcatcattcttaattttttttcattagaagAATCCCCAACCCCATGAAGATGGAAAGGATATTTTATTCATAGATTACATGTAGTACTCATGATTGGAGCGTGAAGCATCTCTAATATCCGGATTCGGCTCTTCTCCGTGGCATCCATCATCTAGATCGATCCATAGTTATTTGGGTGAGTGTCATATGATGAGACAATGATCCAACAGTTTAAAAACGGCGTGAAAAGCAAGGTCTTGACAAAGGCTCAGAAAAACGAGGCATCAAGAACCGTTGGATCACTACCTTGTCACATGACACTCAATCAAATAACTGTGAACAAGACCTAGGTGATAGATACTAAGGAGAGAAGCCGTATCCTCAATATTCATGGATTGGAATTTCATCAAATTGTCATACATGTTTTTGTAGATTATATgatttgaaataaaattaaaatgtaATTACATAAGGGTTTATATTTGGAGCTTTGTTAgtaattcggccgaataattcgtgaattattcggtcgaaccgaattttttcgaattaaataaaaaattctgaccgaatccgaattaaaaataaaattcggttaAAAAATGCgaaattttactaatttgaatttaaaacgcgaataattcgggccaaaccgaattattcggtccacttaaacaatattaaaaaaacaaaaaaacaaaaaaacaaaaaaacaaaaaaacaaaaaaaaacaaaaaacaaaacgtcatattcgcttttttggcatttttttgaccgaatccttaaattaatcaatcgaattattccgaataattctcctcctgcataattctcgaatccgaatttgctaactatgatttGGAGTAGTGGCCCACATACTCTTAGGTGGggtttctgatttttgtgtATTGTATGAATCAGGGAAGGAATTGGGGGATGAATGCTGGAAAATAAAAGGGGTTTGGTGTGTTTAAAGAAGATGAGTTAACAATGAAGGAGAAAG
This window encodes:
- the LOC122082519 gene encoding mitogen-activated protein kinase kinase kinase 20-like, coding for MEWRRGKSVGQGSFCSVNLAIPAGDFSLVMQFPQLMAVKSAVVSECSSLQSEREILAHLRDCPQIVRCLGDDHTIENGQRFYNVFLEYASRGTLADLLKKSGGALVESDARRYTRSILRGLHCIHERGFVHCDIKPQNILVYSAPDGSDDVKIADFGLAKKAGAVENLNLRGTPLYMSPESITCNEHEAPCDVWSLGCAVAEMMIGRPAWNRRVDTDISALLFRIGFGEELPEIPEKMSEQGKDFLRKCFVKDPSKRWTVEMLLNHPFVAEDIVSLPQAHKPSPSPSPRSAFDFPEWRSSTESTLLNSISCSSSSSSSSESYTCDQQHSGRPDSNLSSYSSPVNRIRQIVTERRPNWDSSEASDSWVIVR